The sequence GCGCACCTTCTCGATCACGTTGTCGGCCACGACGATGGCGTTTGAGCCTTTACGCTTGGCGACCGAAATCGTAACGGCGGGCAGCGGTCCGGCGGCCTGCGCCGAGTCGACGGCGGGGGCAAGCACGTTATGCGTCAAGGCCGCGGAAGGTCCTGACGAGAAGAACACGTAGTCTGCCGGTTCCTCGGCCCCGTCAATGACCTCCGCGACGTTGCGCAGATACACGGGACTTCCATTGAACACGCCGACCACTACGGAACCGACATCGTCTTTGTCGCGCAAGTACGCGCCCGATTCGACCACAATCTCGCGGTTGCCCGACGCATAGCTGCCGGCTTCGAGTTGGGCATTGGTCTTCTTGAGCGCGTCGACAATCGGCGCGGGAGCTACGCCGTATGCGGCCATGCGCGTCGAGTCCAGTACGACCCGAATTTGGCGGCGCTGTCCGCCGATGATGTTCACTTCGGATACGCTGGGAACCTCTTTGATCGCGTCGTGCAGCTGTGCGGCAATCCGACGCAACGTGTAGTGGTCGTACCGCGCGCTCGACAGCGTTAACGCGAGGATAGGCACATCGTCGATCGAACGCGGCTTGACCAATGGCTGGCTGGCGCCGGGCGGGATCAGATCGAAGTTCGCGTACATCTTCTGGTTGAGGCGAACAATCGCATCTTCTTCGTCTTGCCCGACGTAAAACCGCACAATGCACGAAGACATACCGGGACTGGATGTGGAGTAGATGTACTCGACGCCGGGGATTTCCCAGACGAGTTTCTCCATCGGTTTCGTGACGCGCTCTTCGACTTCCCGAGCGCTTGCCCCGGGCATCTGCACATAGATGTCGATCATCGGCACGACGATCTGCGGTTCTTCTTCGCGCGGCAGCAAAAGCACCGCGCCGATTCCCAACAGAATCGACGCGCCAATGACCAGCGGGGTGAGTTTGGAGTCGATAAAGGCGTGGGCGATGGACCCCGCCAATCCACGCTTTGACTGCTGTTCCACGGCGCGCCGCCTTTCCGCGTTACGCCGCGATGCGGCAGCCGTCGACCACGTTCGCCACGTTGTCAACGACCACACGCTCGCCTTCGTTTAATCCGGAAAGCACTTCAACGCGTTCGCCGAGAGTCTTGCCCGTCTTTATCAATCGCAGCCGAGCGATCCCTTCTCCGTCCACAACGAAAACACCAATGAGCTGGCCGCGCTCGACGACCGCTTTTGCTGGAACGCTGATGACACTGGCCGTGCCATGCGAGAAGGTAACGCGGCCAAACTGTCCCGAGCGCAAGGCCGTCGAATTCGGCACGTCCACCTTTACGGTAAACGACCGGCTTGACGTGTTGGCGGCCGGAACGATTTCGCTCACGGTGCCCGCCAAGGCTTCGGGACTTGCGGCGTCGATGCGCACGCTGGCCTTGTCGCCGATTGCGACCTGCCCTGACTGGGACTCGTTGACCTCGGCCTCAATCCGATAGTTCTTGTTGTCCTCCAACTCGAACAAGGCCGATCCCGGCGATGCCAAATCGCCGACATCGACAAACTTCCTCGCCACAACGCCCGCGTATGGCGCAACGACCTTCGTGTGGCTCAGTGCGGCTTGCGCGTTCGCGACCTGCGCTTCGGCTTGTTGCACGCGCGCGGCCGCTTCCTGAGTACGGCTCTGCACCGCGTTCATCGATTCCTGCGCTCGGGTCAATTCCGCGGCAGCGCTTTTCTGTTTTGCTTCGGCCTCGTCGTAGGCCTGACGGCTCACAACCTTCTGTTCGTACAAGCCCTTGAAGCGCTCATAGGTGGCGTTTGCGAGATCGAGATTGGCCTTACTCGCAGCCACGGCAGCCTGGGCCGCTTGCGCGGACTGTACGGCTTCCTGAGAGGCTTTGCGCGCGGCGTCCAGACCGGCTTGAGTGTTCGCGACCATCGCCTGGGCTTCGCGGTCGTCTATGTCGGCCAACGGAGCGCTCGCTTCCACGGTCTGGCCTTCAACAACGTGAACGGCCGTCACGTTGCCGACCGCTTTGCTCTGCACAGTACTGACCGTTTTCGAGCGAACCGTCCCAACGGCTTCAAACGTAAGGTCGAACGGTTGCTTGGCAACAGTCTCCACGGGGGCGGTAACAGCGGTTGGTGTCAAATTGGCTGTGGCGGGGCTCACACCATGTTTACCCCCACATGCGGCAAGGGAAAGCAACGCCAATGAAACGAGTATTTGTGCCGCCCACTTTCCCCGGAAAGGATGAAACTCCACGCTATCCATATCCGATCCCCTCTTTGTACTACTCAATCGGATTCTACTCTGGGTTAACGCTTTGCGCCAGTACGGAATTCCTGAGTCTCTCCGTACAGCGCCGAATACGCGCTGTGGTTGCCGGGGAAGAGACACCACAAAAAAAATAACCATGTATCTCAGAAGCGGCAACGGGCCCCCTTGTTAAGGCATACTAACCTTATCATCTTGTGCTACTTTCGGAAATGGCGGCAAGCTCGATTGAATCATGAAGACCATCTACCTCGACCATAGCGCGACCACTCCCGTGCGGGAGGAAGTTCTCGAAGCAATGCTTCCGCATCTGCGCGAGAGCTACGGCAACGCAGGTTCCATTCACGCCGTTGGGCGAGCCGCCCGGCGCGCCGTTGATGACGCGCGCGAGCAGGTGGCCGCGCTCATTCACGCCGACGTCCGCGAAATCGTGTTCACGTCAGGCGGCACCGAATCGGACAATTGGGCGATTCGGGGTCTGGTGACGGCGCATCCGAAGCGTCCCGCGAATATTGTGGTGTCTGCAGTCGAACACCACGCCG is a genomic window of Candidatus Hydrogenedentota bacterium containing:
- a CDS encoding efflux RND transporter periplasmic adaptor subunit, whose translation is MDSVEFHPFRGKWAAQILVSLALLSLAACGGKHGVSPATANLTPTAVTAPVETVAKQPFDLTFEAVGTVRSKTVSTVQSKAVGNVTAVHVVEGQTVEASAPLADIDDREAQAMVANTQAGLDAARKASQEAVQSAQAAQAAVAASKANLDLANATYERFKGLYEQKVVSRQAYDEAEAKQKSAAAELTRAQESMNAVQSRTQEAAARVQQAEAQVANAQAALSHTKVVAPYAGVVARKFVDVGDLASPGSALFELEDNKNYRIEAEVNESQSGQVAIGDKASVRIDAASPEALAGTVSEIVPAANTSSRSFTVKVDVPNSTALRSGQFGRVTFSHGTASVISVPAKAVVERGQLIGVFVVDGEGIARLRLIKTGKTLGERVEVLSGLNEGERVVVDNVANVVDGCRIAA